In one Coccinella septempunctata chromosome 6, icCocSept1.1, whole genome shotgun sequence genomic region, the following are encoded:
- the LOC123314720 gene encoding uncharacterized protein LOC123314720 produces the protein MESDEIEQDVRGLIHQLMVEEHVENYDVHFDGKSEAGDNYAGEILFLRVVPKDGKKPYSLVAKTAKRSKELNKWMPINMVYDREVLVYAKIFPTFRRLIEETNAGLNFDFVPKVYWISDVVSKQTLIFENLKSRGFRLHDRKKPWNLEESLMAMERYGEFHALSMALRDQKPEEYSKLAALMPDIAKEFNKNMDVRAFVEPPLNSMMELLRNRGRDDLVKKYEGFIEEVEDLMNHEVENESDKIVFGHADCWNNNFMFKYQDDDESKPTAICLLDFQLCLSCSPVQDLSYNIYTTCDKTCLDHFDELLVTYHASLSRCLRKLGSEPDDIFTFEQLKKHWCKYGKFGLITALLVLKICLVDTEDVPNFTDISKNADNVQEFSEALNIQVKNPEEYNRRLLDVFVHFGDNFL, from the exons ATGGAGTCTGACGAGATAGAGCAAGATGTACGCGGCCTAATTCATCAGCTCATGGTAGAGGAACACGTGGAAAACTATGACGTACACTTCGATGGTAAATCGGAGGCTGGGGATAACTACGCTGGCGAAATACTGTTCTTGAGGGTGGTACCGAAAGACGGCAAGAAACCTTACAGTTTGGTCGCCAAAACCGCCAAGAGGTCCAAGGAATTGAACAAGTGGATGCCAATCAACATGGTCTACGACAGAGAGGTCCTAGTCTACGCCAAAATCTTCCCCACCTTCAGGAGACTCATCGAAGAAACGAACGCTGGTTTGAACTTCGATTTCGTGCCAAAAGTGTACTGGATAAGCGACGTGGTCTCGAAGCAGACCCTGATCTTCGAGAATCTCAAGAGCAGAGGCTTCAGGCTTCACGACAGGAAGAAACCGTGGAACCTGGAGGAATCTCTGATGGCCATGGAACGCTACGGTGAATTCCACGCCCTCTCCATGGCCCTGAGGGACCAAAAACCGGAGGAATACAGTAAATTGGCTGCGTTGATGCCTGATATTGCCAAAGAGTTCAATAAAAACATGGATGTTAGGGCTTTCGTTGAACCTCCCCTCAACAGTATGATGGAGCTGTTGAGGAATAGGGGGAGAGACGATTTGGTGAAGAAATACGAGGGTTTTATCGAGGAAGTGGAGGATCTTATGAACCATGAAGTGGAGAATGAGAGTGATAAGATTGTGTTTGGCCACGCTGATTGCTGGAACaacaattttatgttcaaatacCAG GATGACGATGAGTCTAAACCGACAGCCATCTGTCTCTTAGACTTTCAGCTATGCCTTTCCTGTTCTCCTGTGCAGGATTTGAGCTACAACATCTACACCACTTGCGATAAGACATGCCTGGATCATTTCGATGAGCTCCTGGTGACTTACCACGCATCTTTATCCAGATGTCTTCGAAAATTAGGGAGCGAACCTGATGATattttcacctttgaacaattGAAGAAGCACTGGTGCAAATATGGCAAGTTTGGGTTGATCACCGCTCTCTTGGTCTTGAAAATATGTTTGGTAGATACGGAAGATGTTCCAAATTTCACTGACATCTCCAAGAATGCTGATAACGTTCAAGAATTTTCAGAAGCGCTGAATATTCAAGTGAAGAATCCTGAGGAGTACAACAGGAGGCTTCTGGATGTGTTTGTTCATTTCGGAGATAATTTTCTCTGA
- the LOC123314725 gene encoding uncharacterized protein LOC123314725, translated as MEELSEFAGKFSSENNIKNYDINIEGAVAKGENYLGEVVFFNITPKDSSKPFHFIRKKSKCPKDTKEKAAIRIASQREFYVYQTVFPEMKDFLKRHKTNSTMNILPEVYWVQEEENQRMMILENMKYSGYRMLDKKLQMNHEKVTLVLETYAKFHSISFAMKELEPEKFKRLTSSMDDVWCHFKSVFDAENYFGPLLRDVLKKLRENGRTDLALKYKPIEDDVENVVYIDVDPEDRMVVCHGDSWNNNMLFKNDEEGNPQSVCLIDFQISSLSTPVLDLCQFLLSAGDKEVLNNVEDYLKLYHQFLSDTLKNYEIDVSNLFSLEKLMNQWKKYANTGLVIAISTIQVSLSEGEEMPEDMNLLTYTDSSEMKNCDLFDRRVLDLLISFGEKYL; from the exons ATGGAAGAACTCAGTGAATTTGCCGGAAAATTCTCGTCTGAAAACAACATCAAGAACTACGATATCAACATAGAGGGCGCTGTGGCAAAGGGTGAAAATTACCTGGGCGAAGTGgtctttttcaacataacccCGAAAGATTCGTCGAAACCGTTCCATTTCATAAGGAAAAAATCAAAGTGTCCGAAGGACACCAAGGAGAAAGCAGCCATAAGAATCGCCTCGCAAAGGGAATTCTACGTGTACCAAACGGTTTTCCCAGAAATGAAGGACTTCTTGAAGAGACACAAGACCAACTCCACCATGAATATCTTACCAGAAGTGTACTGGGTGCAAGAGGAGGAGAACCAGAGGATGATGATACtggaaaatatgaaatattccgGATACCGGATGCTGGACAAAAAATTACAGATGAATCACGAAAAAGTCACCCTGGTCCTCGAAACTTACGCAAAATTCCACTCGATTTCCTTCGCGATGAAAGAATTAGAACCAGAGAAATTCAAGAGGTTAACATCTAGTATGGACGACGTGTGGTGCCATTTTAAGTCAGTTTTTGACGCCGAGAATTATTTTGGTCCACTTCTCAGGGACGTTTTGAAGAAGCTGAGAGAAAATGGTAGAACTGATTTGGCACTCAAGTATAAACCGATTGAAGATGACGTGGAGAATGTTGTGTACATAGATGTGGACCCAGAAGATCGTATGGTGGTTTGTCATGGAGATTCTTGGAATAACAACATGCTGTTCAAAAACGAT GAAGAAGGAAATCCCCAATCGGTATGCCTTATAGATTTCCAAATATCAAGTTTGAGCACTCCAGTCTTAGACCTCTGCCAATTCCTGCTCAGCGCTGGGGACAAGGAAGTCTTGAACAACGTCGAAGACTACCTGAAGCTTTACCATCAATTCCTATCGGACACTCTCAAAAATTACGAGATTGACGTCTCTAACTTATTCTCCCTAGAGAAACTCATGAATCAATGGAAAAAATACGCTAATACCGGTTTGGTGATTGCAATTTCCACTATTCAAGTTTCTCTGTCAGAAGGTGAAGAAATGCCGGAAGATATGAACTTGCTGACTTACACCGattcttcagaaatgaagaaTTGCGACTTGTTCGACAGGAGGGTTTTGGATCTCTTGATAAGTTTCGGAGAGAAATATCTGTAG
- the LOC123314721 gene encoding uncharacterized protein LOC123314721, translated as MISDEILGDISAAVKEIMKTEGFEDYKFEIEGMSESGDNYMGEVIFLRVEPLGDDGKSYHLVLKTAKRSKDLRGALPIEIFYNRELYMYSDVFPAYRTFIKEVRPDFGFDFLPRVLYFNREYLKETIVMENLKNEGFKLWDRKKPWNLQHSLFAMRHYGKLHALSMALEDQRPGIFGELRKNLGNISDVFDKRVDFKKFYEEPVEHIMGLLRKNGREDLVVKYDGLVEEALDHIFNGKTEDEDRIAICHMDSWNNNFMFKYENDDESEPSEVRLLDFQLSVMDSPAKDLSYNIYATCDNSCLDHFDDLLQTYHRSLVESLRSLGSDPSNFFSLEDLRRHWRKYGLYGLFLSITLIKIELLEKTDAPKIEEMAKHENMLDGFNVKVSDQEEYDRRILDVYIHFGDNFL; from the exons ATGATTTCGGACGAAATTCTGGGAGATATCTCCGCGGCAGTGaaagaaatcatgaaaactgAAGGCTTCGAAGATTATAAATTCGAGATTGAGGGTATGTCAGAATCCGGCGACAATTACATGGGTGAAGTTATTTTTTTACGCGTGGAACCGTTGGGAGACGATGGAAAATCCTACCATCTGGTCCTGAAGACCGCCAAGAGATCGAAGGACTTGAGAGGAGCCCTCCCGATCGAAATTTTCTACAACAGAGAACTGTACATGTATTCCGACGTCTTCCCGGCCTACAGGACCTTCATCAAGGAGGTGAGACCGGATTTCGGGTTCGATTTCCTTCCGAGAGTCCTCTATTTCAACCGGGAATACCTAAAAGAGACGATCGTCATGGAGAACTTGAAGAACGAGGGTTTCAAACTGTGGGACAGGAAGAAACCCTGGAACCTCCAACATTCGCTGTTCGCCATGAGACACTACGGTAAACTGCACGCTTTATCCATGGCGTTGGAGGACCAGAGGCCTGGAATCTTCGGCGAGTTGAGGAAGAACCTGGGTAACATATCGGACGTTTTCGATAAAAGGGTGGATTTCAAGAAGTTCTACGAGGAGCCTGTCGAGCACATCATGGGGTTGCTGAGGAAGAACGGCAGGGAGGATCTGGTGGTCAAATATGACGGTTTGGTCGAGGAGGCTCTGGATCATATATTCAACGGAAAGACCGAGGATGAGGACAGGATCGCCATCTGCCACATGGATAGTTGGAACAACAACTTCATGTTTAAGTACGAG AACGATGACGAATCCGAGCCATCAGAAGTGCGTCTCCTGGATTTCCAACTGTCCGTCATGGATTCACCCGCCAAAGATTTGAGCTACAACATTTACGCGACTTGCGACAATTCGTGCCTGGATCACTTCGACGACCTCCTCCAAACCTACCACCGATCTCTGGTAGAGTCCCTGAGGAGTTTGGGTAGCGATCCCTCGAATTTTTTCAGTTTGGAGGACCTACGCAGGCACTGGAGGAAATACGGCCTGTACGGACTGTTTCTCTCGATAACGCTGATAAAGATCGAGTTGTTGGAGAAGACGGACGCGCCCAAGATCGAGGAAATGGCCAAACACGAGAATATGCTAGACGGTTTTAACGTGAAGGTGTCCGATCAGGAAGAGTACGATAGGAGGATTTTAGACGTCTATATTCACTTCGGGGATAATTTTCTTTGA
- the LOC123314722 gene encoding uncharacterized protein LOC123314722 translates to MLHQEIIKDLKIFVDKIMKDEGISQYEYHIEGQTENGVNYGGEIVFFSVTPKTGEKKYDLVMKTSRRSEDMRKALGDGVLDIRETHVYSKVFPALRQLLTESNSEYKLENVAKTYLINTEYQHETMIMGDLRKEGYRLWNKRKPMNLEHIKTVLSYYGKYHASTMALRVRKPGIFQELTRDMESIYKHYLNDDQVRDLFRHYTEDAIKVLKEFGLDNIVEKLKDLPGNTLETLSQTVEVEDRVVITHGDCWINNLMFKYQTPESLEPLGVCFLDFQLSALGSPASDLSYYLYTSCDEDTITNQFDELLRYYFESLASTLRNLSLEPDQIFTFQMLREHWKKYAVIGLIMSSVVIKIQLTNKEEAPSFSGGGNAPDLLTSLKIGDIEDNDVYKSRIVAVYKNYAKTCL, encoded by the exons ATGCTCCACCAAGAGATAATCAAAGATCTGAAAATCTTCGTcgataaaataatgaaagatGAAGGTATCTCCCAATACGAATACCACATAGAAGGCCAGACAGAAAACGGCGTAAACTACGGTGGAGAAATAGTTTTCTTCAGTGTGACTCCGAAAActggagaaaaaaaatatgatctCGTGATGAAAACCTCTAGAAGATCCGAGGATATGAGGAAAGCCTTAGGAGATGGCGTCTTGGACATAAGAGAGACGCATGTGTATTCCAAAGTGTTTCCAGCTCTACGCCAACTACTCACAGAGTCAAATTCAGAATATAAGCTGGAAAACGTAGCTAAAACATACCTGATCAACACGGAGTACCAACATGAAACGATGATAATGGGAGATTTGAGAAAGGAAGGTTACAGGCTCTGGAACAAGAGGAAACCAATGAACTTGGAGCATATCAAAACAGTTTTGAGCTACTACGGTAAATATCACGCTTCAACCATGGCTTTGCGTGTAAGGAAACCAGGGATTTTCCAAGAGTTAACCAGGGACATGGAGAGCATATATAAACATTACTTAAATGACGATCAAGTGAGGGATTTATTCAGGCATTATACGGAAGATGCTATAAAGGTTCTAAAGGAGTTTGGACTGGATAATatagttgaaaaattgaaagattTACCTGGAAATACTCTGGAAACGCTTTCTCAGACTGTTGAGGTTGAAGACAGGGTTGTAATTACACATGGTGATTGTTGGATTAATAACTTGATGTTCAAATATCAG ACACCAGAAAGCCTTGAACCCCTAGGAGTATGCTTCTTGGACTTTCAACTCTCTGCCCTGGGTTCCCCAGCTTCAGATTTAAGCTACTACCTATACACCTCATGCGACGAAGATACCATAACCAACCAATTCGATGAATTACTCCGGTACTATTTCGAATCTCTAGCGTCAACATTGAGAAACCTGAGTCTAGAACCAGACCAAATTTTCACCTTCCAGATGTTGAGAGAACATTGGAAAAAATACGCAGTTATAGGACTGATCATGTCTTCCGTAGTCATCAAAATACAGTTGACGAACAAGGAAGAAGCTCCCAGTTTTTCCGGTGGTGGAAATGCACCAGACCTGCtcacttcattgaaaattggGGACATTGAGGATAATGACGTTTACAAAAGTAGGATTGTTGCAGTGTACAAAAATTACGCCAAAACTTGTTTGTGA
- the LOC123314723 gene encoding uncharacterized protein LOC123314723: MPQQEILEDLKIFTDVIMKDEGISQYEYHVEGQTEKGLNYAGEIVFFSVTPKTGDKQYHFVMKTSRRSKKMREALGDGILDIRETHVYSKVFPALLQLLTESNSEYKLENVAKIYLINREYQHETMIMGDLRKEGYRLWNKRKPMNLEHIKTVLSNYGKYHASSMALRVRKPEVFKELTSDMENMFKHFLNDEEIRKLFREYVEDALNVLKESGLDDIFEKLKDLPVNVLEVLSKTVEVEDRVIITHGDCWINNMMFKYESSESLEPLGICFLDFQLSALGSPASDLSYYLYTSCDEDTITNQFDQLLQFYYDSLASTLRNLGLNPDEIFTYQKLRQHWKKYAVFGLIMASQVIKIQLTNQEEAPSFTDFGSGPDLSSFKIGDIEDNDTYKSRIIAVFENYSKTCL; this comes from the exons ATGCCCCAGCAAGAGATATTGGAAGATCTGAAAATCTTCACCGATGTAATAATGAAAGATGAGGGTATCTCCCAATACGAATACCACGTAGAAGGCCAGACAGAAAAAGGCCTAAACTACGCCGGCGAAATAGTTTTCTTCAGTGTGACACCAAAAACAGGCGACAAACAATATCATTTCGTGATGAAAACCTCGAGAAGATCCAAGAAGATGAGAGAAGCTTTAGGGGATGGTATTTTGGACATACGTGAGACGCACGTGTATTCCAAAGTGTTTCCAGCTCTACTCCAACTACTCACAGAGTCAAATTCAGAATATAAGCTGGAAAATGTAGCGAAAATATATCTGATCAACAGGGAGTACCAACATGAAACGATGATAATGGGAGACTTGAGGAAGGAAGGTTACAGGCTTTGGAACAAGAGGAAACCAATGAACTTGGAGCATATCAAAACAGTTTTGAGCAACTACGGTAAATATCACGCATCAAGCATGGCTTTGCGTGTGAGGAAACCAGAGGTTTTCAAAGAGTTAACCAGCGACATGGAGAATATGTTCAAACATTTCTTAAACGacgaagaaataagaaaactgtTTCGGGAGTATGTGGAAGATGCCCTGAATGTTTTGAAAGAGTCTGGACTGGATGATATCTTCGAGAAATTGAAAGACTTGCCGGTTAATGTCTTGGAGGTGCTTTCTAAGACTGTTGAGGTTGAAGACAGGGTTATCATCACGCACGGAGATTGTTGGATTAACAATATGATGTTCAAGTATGAG AGCTCAGAAAGCCTTGAACCCCTAGGCATTTGTTTCTTGGACTTTCAACTCTCTGCCCTGGGTTCCCCAGCATCAGATTTAAGCTACTACCTATACACCTCATGTGACGAAGACACCATAACCAACCAATTCGACCAACTGCTACAGTTCTACTACGATTCCCTAGCTTCAACATTGAGAAACCTAGGTCTGAACccagatgaaattttcacctaCCAGAAGCTGAGACAACACTGGAAAAAATACGCAGTTTTCGGACTGATTATGGCAAGTCAAGTCATCAAAATTCAGCTGACAAACCAGGAAGAAGCGCCCAGTTTCACTGACTTTGGAAGTGGACCAGATCTCAGTTCATTCAAAATTGGTGATATCGAGGATAATGACACTTACAAGAGCAGGATTATTGCTGTGTTTGAAAATTATTCCAAAACTTGTTTGTAG